Proteins from a single region of Hymenobacter aquaticus:
- a CDS encoding DUF3160 domain-containing protein, with translation MNRNAAIAVVAAVLVLVGGALYFWLRPSAKPTADVAAPAATAAPGPQLSARVHDNGFGERVHVVPAEDKQLLKSYYARHYIQDYYGAENEETSRDALPVVPLPAFDYAQSLTGKSYLELLLLRNTVYARNGYCFLNAAARSYFDKQKWYRPVWAEDITDSTGQVLQPADTVLPVPLTRQELAFVQRVHARETELLKTSITRPGGYPMLGFDFVTNQRELRVTPAMRTVLNQHNFVLVPTREEQLFYLYDQNQYDFTPNFITTDLILQLLHKYLNGILSDVEEQRLVPVVSTMLSQGAAQAGKLAQNSQQPQARDAAEWAAAYYAVGRQLLTGVVTPTGGDYAALVAQEVARCTAADGRGSVLLQDSLFDYTACKPRGMYTRTDTTRRYFRAVKWLNTAPVFLDSEAGVLRAVALAQALAASPAGRRDFDKLTQVLDVLVGDEDNRSLTQLLRLLRTRYADQSLDQLAAPTTLAAIRRALVASGTDRIRAKGATAKASTALERPTLLFTAGRYTFDGEVLSRLTNVLRPKPGQEPARPFPKGLDVFATFGNRTAQDILLRHYQEARRWPAYPDTLRALQQQFAGFQGWNQNLYTKTMQTLLALNAPGPVEQLPLFARTPAWQKRNLSTALAGWTELKHDLLLYTEQPMGAEAGGPDGGPPPPRHLSYVEPNLPFWDAALALLAQQDRSLTRLNANTAHLRGLNQDLRELITRLRDIARKEVKHQRLTPEEMAKLTWIGGEVEGLTFNILKTQQLPDRERHLGLAADVYSFNGTVLEEAVGAADAIYVVVDIEGAPVLARGAAFSYYEFISPQRLTDEEWRARLTRQPPARPTWLQELIVPVKELASQQGSEMVPIGHASAEGL, from the coding sequence ATGAATCGTAATGCTGCAATAGCTGTAGTGGCGGCCGTGCTGGTGCTGGTCGGCGGCGCGTTGTATTTCTGGCTGCGGCCCAGCGCCAAGCCCACCGCCGATGTTGCCGCGCCGGCCGCCACCGCCGCGCCGGGCCCGCAGCTTTCGGCCAGGGTTCACGATAACGGCTTCGGGGAACGGGTCCACGTCGTGCCGGCTGAAGACAAGCAGCTGCTGAAAAGCTACTACGCCCGGCACTACATTCAGGACTATTACGGGGCGGAAAACGAGGAAACCAGCCGGGACGCGTTGCCTGTAGTTCCGCTGCCGGCTTTCGACTACGCCCAGAGCCTGACGGGTAAGTCGTATCTGGAGCTGCTGCTGCTGCGCAACACGGTGTACGCCCGCAACGGCTACTGCTTTCTGAACGCGGCGGCCCGCAGCTACTTCGACAAGCAGAAATGGTACCGGCCGGTATGGGCCGAAGACATTACCGACAGTACGGGCCAGGTGCTGCAACCCGCCGACACGGTGCTGCCCGTGCCCCTGACCCGGCAGGAGCTGGCCTTCGTGCAGCGCGTGCACGCCCGGGAAACCGAGTTGCTCAAAACCAGCATCACCAGGCCCGGCGGCTACCCCATGCTGGGCTTCGACTTCGTCACCAACCAGCGCGAGCTGCGCGTGACGCCGGCCATGCGCACCGTGCTCAACCAACACAACTTCGTGCTGGTGCCCACCCGCGAAGAGCAGCTATTCTACCTCTACGACCAAAACCAGTACGATTTCACCCCCAACTTTATTACCACCGACCTGATTCTGCAGCTGCTGCACAAGTACCTGAACGGGATTCTGAGCGACGTGGAAGAGCAGCGCCTGGTGCCGGTGGTGAGCACCATGCTGAGTCAGGGAGCGGCCCAGGCTGGAAAGCTGGCCCAAAACAGCCAGCAGCCCCAGGCCCGCGACGCGGCCGAGTGGGCCGCTGCGTATTACGCCGTGGGAAGGCAGCTGCTGACGGGTGTCGTCACTCCGACCGGCGGGGATTATGCCGCCCTGGTGGCCCAGGAAGTAGCCCGCTGCACGGCCGCTGATGGCCGCGGCTCGGTGCTGCTTCAGGATTCGCTGTTCGACTACACGGCCTGCAAGCCGCGCGGCATGTACACGCGCACCGATACCACCCGCCGCTATTTCCGGGCGGTGAAGTGGCTGAACACGGCCCCGGTATTTCTCGATTCGGAGGCCGGCGTGCTGCGGGCCGTGGCGCTGGCCCAAGCCCTGGCGGCCAGTCCGGCCGGACGGCGCGACTTCGACAAACTAACGCAGGTGCTGGACGTGCTGGTTGGCGACGAAGACAACCGCTCCCTGACCCAACTGCTGCGCCTGCTACGCACCCGCTACGCTGATCAGTCGCTCGACCAGCTGGCTGCGCCTACCACGCTGGCCGCTATCCGGCGGGCGCTGGTAGCCTCGGGCACCGACCGGATCCGGGCCAAAGGCGCTACGGCCAAGGCCAGCACGGCCCTGGAGCGGCCGACGCTGCTGTTTACTGCGGGGCGCTACACCTTCGACGGGGAAGTTCTGTCGCGCCTGACCAACGTGCTGCGGCCCAAGCCGGGGCAGGAGCCGGCCCGGCCATTCCCCAAGGGGCTCGACGTATTTGCCACGTTCGGCAACCGCACGGCCCAGGATATTCTGCTGCGGCACTACCAGGAAGCCCGGCGCTGGCCCGCCTACCCCGACACGCTGCGGGCGTTGCAGCAACAGTTTGCCGGCTTCCAAGGCTGGAATCAGAACCTGTACACCAAGACCATGCAGACGCTGCTGGCCCTGAATGCGCCGGGCCCGGTAGAGCAGCTGCCGCTGTTTGCCCGCACCCCGGCCTGGCAGAAGCGCAACCTGAGCACGGCCCTGGCGGGCTGGACCGAGCTCAAGCACGACTTGCTGCTCTACACCGAGCAGCCGATGGGCGCCGAGGCCGGCGGACCCGATGGGGGGCCGCCGCCGCCGCGCCACCTGAGCTACGTGGAGCCGAACCTGCCGTTCTGGGACGCCGCCCTGGCGCTGCTGGCCCAGCAAGACCGCAGCCTGACCCGCCTGAACGCCAACACGGCCCACCTGCGCGGCCTCAACCAGGATCTGCGCGAGCTGATAACCCGCCTGCGCGATATTGCTCGCAAGGAAGTGAAGCATCAGCGGCTGACCCCGGAGGAAATGGCCAAGCTGACCTGGATTGGCGGCGAAGTGGAGGGCCTGACTTTCAACATCCTGAAAACCCAGCAGCTGCCCGACCGGGAGCGGCACCTCGGGCTGGCCGCCGACGTGTACAGCTTCAACGGCACGGTGCTGGAAGAAGCCGTAGGAGCCGCCGATGCCATTTACGTGGTGGTGGATATTGAGGGCGCACCCGTGCTGGCCCGGGGCGCGGCCTTCAGCTACTACGAGTTTATCAGCCCCCAGCGCCTGACCGACGAGGAGTGGCGCGCCCGCCTCACGCGCCAGCCGCCGGCCCGGCCCACCTGGCTGCAGGAGCTTATCGTGCCGGTAAAGGAGCTGGCCAGCCAGCAGGGCAGCGAAATGGTGCCCATCGGCCATGCGTCAGCAGAAGGCTTGTAA
- a CDS encoding CapA family protein, with the protein MRARYAPSGGWLGQVWPLLWILTSLLGLAGCAETPPPPLRVSVVGDVLLARGVPAAFGRDSAALRRTTRALWASSRYVVGNLECPLTDTARPVVKPIVFRGRPEHARWLRRLGFTHLSLANNHSLDQHAAGLRATARAVRAAGLGGIGFAADSGAGCQPQVLGADSSAVVFAYSALRQPVPGEGCLCGRDFAALCERVAAYKTLFPGRAVIVYLHWGTEYAAEPSPGQRRQARTLIDCGAAAVVGAHPHVVQSAEFYRGRPILYSLGNFLFDQRGRGGDLALQADFDLKAGQVVATWVRPLHLRGALPRPAPAAVAATIAARLRGAHPALQLVADPTGRGWQLRPLARSVPTATEAGYFARQLTVPLPTGRAAVGLRYRPAARQYQVRTTTDSGATILDLGFPMYQFAQADVDNDGQPDLLVGPEKATRFDSATRRRLFVYRWEQGRWRPRWLGSRVAYRLLYFRAARPVAGRTAVYTLEQTPDGRYGIGRYYWQGFGLALENFTFQSRSLDAAYLHFVRYE; encoded by the coding sequence ATGCGTGCCCGCTACGCGCCATCTGGCGGCTGGCTGGGCCAGGTGTGGCCGCTGCTGTGGATTCTGACCAGCCTGCTGGGGCTGGCCGGCTGCGCCGAAACGCCACCCCCGCCGTTGCGCGTCAGCGTGGTCGGCGACGTGCTGCTGGCCCGGGGCGTGCCGGCGGCTTTCGGGCGCGACAGCGCGGCCCTGCGCCGCACCACCCGGGCTTTGTGGGCTTCCAGCCGCTACGTGGTCGGCAATCTGGAGTGCCCGCTTACCGACACTGCGCGGCCGGTGGTTAAGCCCATTGTGTTTCGGGGCCGCCCGGAGCATGCGCGGTGGCTGCGGCGGCTGGGCTTCACGCACCTGTCGTTGGCCAACAACCACTCGCTCGACCAGCACGCGGCCGGCTTGCGCGCTACGGCCCGGGCCGTGCGGGCGGCGGGCCTGGGCGGTATAGGCTTCGCCGCTGATTCCGGGGCCGGGTGCCAGCCCCAGGTGCTGGGCGCCGACAGCAGCGCGGTGGTTTTTGCCTACTCAGCCCTGCGCCAACCCGTGCCCGGGGAAGGGTGCCTGTGCGGCCGCGACTTCGCGGCCCTGTGTGAGCGGGTGGCGGCCTACAAAACCCTGTTTCCGGGGCGGGCCGTCATCGTGTACCTGCACTGGGGCACCGAATACGCGGCCGAGCCCAGCCCCGGGCAGCGGCGGCAGGCCCGCACCCTCATCGACTGCGGGGCGGCGGCCGTGGTGGGGGCCCACCCGCATGTGGTGCAGTCGGCGGAGTTCTACCGGGGCCGCCCCATTCTCTACAGCCTAGGTAATTTCCTGTTTGACCAGCGGGGGCGGGGCGGTGATCTGGCCCTGCAAGCGGATTTCGACCTGAAGGCCGGGCAGGTCGTGGCCACCTGGGTCCGGCCGCTGCACCTGCGCGGAGCTTTGCCCCGGCCCGCGCCGGCCGCCGTGGCGGCCACCATTGCGGCCCGCTTGCGCGGTGCCCACCCCGCGCTGCAGCTGGTAGCCGACCCCACGGGCCGCGGCTGGCAGCTGCGGCCGTTAGCCAGGTCAGTTCCCACCGCTACCGAAGCGGGTTATTTCGCGCGCCAGCTCACGGTGCCGCTGCCCACGGGCCGAGCCGCCGTGGGCCTGCGCTACCGCCCGGCCGCGCGGCAGTACCAGGTGCGCACCACCACCGATTCGGGCGCCACGATTCTGGATCTGGGCTTTCCGATGTATCAATTCGCGCAGGCCGACGTGGACAACGACGGGCAGCCGGATTTGCTGGTGGGGCCGGAAAAGGCCACGCGCTTCGATAGTGCCACGCGCCGCCGGCTGTTCGTCTACCGGTGGGAGCAAGGCCGCTGGCGGCCCCGCTGGCTGGGTTCCCGGGTGGCTTACCGGCTGCTGTATTTTCGGGCGGCGCGGCCGGTAGCGGGGCGCACCGCCGTGTACACGCTCGAACAGACCCCTGACGGCCGCTACGGCATCGGGCGCTATTATTGGCAGGGGTTTGGACTTGCCTTGGAAAATTTTACTTTTCAAAGCCGCTCCCTCGATGCGGCCTATCTACACTTCGTCCGATACGAATAG
- the ispE gene encoding 4-(cytidine 5'-diphospho)-2-C-methyl-D-erythritol kinase, producing the protein MLVFPNAKLNLGLYITGQRPDGFRNLESVFVPLPWCDALEVLPAAENQLTLSGIPIPGELATNLCWRAYELLKADFGLPPVQMHLHKVVPIGAGLGGGSGDAAFALRALSELLNLQLNTAQLQQYARRLGSDCAFFIENKPVFAHEKGDVFEPIALSLTGVACKVVYPGLHISTAEAYARVVPRAPRHDLRRSLAQPPETWRETVSNDFEDALTPHYPVLAEVKEALYAAGATYASLSGSGSAVYGLFPGLAQPPHLAFPAEYQVWDGQL; encoded by the coding sequence ATGCTTGTTTTTCCGAACGCCAAACTCAACCTGGGGCTCTATATCACCGGGCAGCGGCCCGACGGCTTCCGCAACCTTGAATCGGTGTTTGTGCCCCTGCCCTGGTGCGACGCGCTGGAAGTGCTGCCCGCGGCCGAAAACCAACTGACGCTCTCGGGCATCCCGATTCCCGGTGAGCTGGCCACCAACCTGTGCTGGCGCGCCTACGAGCTGCTGAAAGCCGATTTTGGCCTGCCGCCCGTGCAGATGCACCTGCACAAAGTCGTGCCCATCGGGGCGGGCCTGGGCGGGGGCTCCGGCGACGCGGCCTTTGCGCTACGGGCCCTGAGTGAGCTGTTGAACTTGCAGCTGAACACCGCGCAGCTGCAGCAGTACGCCCGCCGCCTGGGCTCCGACTGCGCGTTTTTCATCGAGAACAAGCCCGTATTTGCCCACGAGAAAGGGGATGTGTTCGAGCCCATAGCGCTGAGCCTGACCGGCGTGGCCTGCAAGGTGGTGTACCCCGGGCTGCACATCAGCACGGCCGAGGCGTACGCGCGCGTCGTCCCGCGCGCGCCCCGGCATGACTTGCGCCGCAGCCTGGCTCAGCCCCCGGAAACCTGGCGCGAAACCGTCAGCAACGACTTCGAAGATGCGCTGACGCCCCATTACCCCGTGCTGGCTGAAGTGAAAGAGGCGCTGTACGCGGCCGGTGCCACCTACGCCAGCCTGTCGGGCTCAGGCTCCGCCGTGTACGGGCTGTTTCCCGGGCTGGCCCAGCCCCCGCACCTGGCTTTTCCCGCCGAGTATCAGGTGTGGGATGGGCAGCTGTAA
- a CDS encoding sugar transferase: protein MAVSSSTSWYPTWGKRLLDLSLAVPVAVLTLPALLLAAGVLAFQNRGAVLFRQLRPGQHGALFTLYKLQTMTNARDAQGRLLPDAARLTRLGRWLRASSLDELPQLWNVLRGELSLVGPRPLLPQYLPLYSPRQARRHAVKPGITGWAQVNGRNAISWEQKFEYDVWYVDHVSLLLDLRILLLTGFRVLGARGISAPGQATTEAFTGSAPSSPPPVA, encoded by the coding sequence ATGGCTGTGTCTTCGTCCACGTCCTGGTACCCGACCTGGGGCAAGCGCCTGCTTGACCTGAGCCTGGCCGTGCCGGTAGCCGTGCTCACGCTGCCCGCGCTGCTGCTGGCGGCCGGGGTGCTGGCTTTCCAGAACCGGGGAGCGGTGCTGTTCCGGCAGCTGCGGCCCGGGCAGCACGGCGCGCTGTTCACGCTCTACAAGCTCCAGACCATGACCAACGCCCGCGACGCCCAGGGCCGGCTGCTGCCCGATGCCGCGCGGCTCACCCGCCTGGGCCGCTGGCTGCGCGCCTCCTCCCTCGACGAGCTGCCCCAGCTCTGGAACGTGCTGCGCGGCGAGCTGAGCCTGGTTGGCCCCCGCCCCTTATTGCCCCAGTACCTGCCGCTGTACTCGCCCCGGCAGGCCCGGCGCCACGCCGTGAAACCCGGCATTACGGGCTGGGCCCAGGTAAACGGGCGCAATGCCATTTCCTGGGAACAAAAATTCGAATACGACGTCTGGTACGTCGACCACGTATCCTTGCTGCTGGACCTGCGCATTCTGCTGCTTACCGGCTTTCGGGTGCTGGGCGCGCGGGGCATTTCGGCCCCGGGCCAGGCCACTACCGAAGCCTTTACCGGCTCGGCGCCCTCTTCTCCCCCTCCTGTTGCATGA
- a CDS encoding acetyltransferase, translated as MMTYSSDSAGSSAAAEPAPALPKLVIFGAGGLGREVLVLVHQINAVRPTWQLTGFFDDQAPGTPTIHGVPYLGGSAELNSVAEPLQVVVAVGNGRSRAAIVRRLTSPRLRFATVVHPGVACQPYQHLQLGEGCIIGQGCILTTDIRLGRHVLLNLGCTIGHDAVLDDFCSLMPHANVGGEAHLETGVYLGTNATVINQVRIGARTIVGAGAVAVRDLPADCTAVGVPATVIKTHA; from the coding sequence ATGATGACGTATTCCAGTGATTCTGCCGGCTCATCGGCCGCCGCCGAACCGGCCCCGGCCCTGCCGAAGCTCGTCATTTTCGGAGCCGGAGGCCTGGGCCGCGAGGTGCTGGTGCTGGTACACCAGATCAATGCCGTGCGGCCCACCTGGCAGCTGACGGGTTTTTTTGATGACCAAGCCCCGGGCACACCGACCATTCACGGCGTGCCCTACCTGGGCGGTAGCGCCGAGCTGAACTCGGTTGCCGAGCCGCTGCAGGTGGTTGTTGCCGTGGGCAACGGCCGCAGCCGGGCCGCCATCGTGCGGCGTCTCACTTCGCCCCGGCTGCGCTTTGCCACCGTGGTCCACCCGGGCGTTGCCTGTCAGCCCTACCAGCACCTACAGCTGGGCGAAGGCTGCATCATTGGGCAGGGCTGCATCCTCACCACCGACATCCGCCTGGGCCGCCACGTGCTGCTCAACCTGGGCTGCACCATCGGCCACGACGCCGTATTGGACGATTTCTGCTCCCTGATGCCCCATGCCAACGTGGGCGGCGAGGCCCACCTGGAAACCGGCGTGTACTTGGGCACCAATGCCACCGTTATCAACCAAGTCCGCATCGGGGCCCGCACCATCGTGGGGGCCGGCGCCGTGGCCGTGCGCGACCTGCCCGCTGACTGCACCGCCGTGGGCGTACCCGCTACCGTTATCAAAACCCATGCTTAG
- a CDS encoding DegT/DnrJ/EryC1/StrS family aminotransferase, with amino-acid sequence MLSQDYDRIFLSPPHLGRHELNYVHKAIEDNWVAPAGPNLTGFEQDICHYTGAAHCVALASGTAAIHLGLVLLGVGPGDEVLCPSFTFVATANPILYLGATPVFVDSEPTTWNMCPDRLREAIEDRIRQGKKPKALILVHLYGMPAQLDQLLAIAELYAIPVLEDAAEALGSRYDGRRLGTFGAVGVFSFNGNKIITTSGGGALVTDNQEWAEKTRFLATQAKDPAPYYQHSAVGYNYRLSNILAGIGRGQMELIDSRVKSRRETYAWYQKNLRDVPALQFGPTEPALGSSNRWLTTVTLDPHYTTVTPEQVRQHLETHNIESRPLWKPLHQQPLFAQAPMYGGSVCADLFTRGLCLPSGSAMTETDLHRVAGALREILLP; translated from the coding sequence ATGCTTAGCCAGGATTACGACCGTATTTTTCTTTCTCCTCCCCACCTGGGCCGGCACGAGCTCAACTACGTCCACAAGGCCATTGAGGACAACTGGGTGGCCCCGGCCGGCCCCAACCTCACCGGGTTCGAGCAGGATATCTGCCACTACACCGGGGCAGCCCATTGCGTGGCGCTGGCCTCGGGCACGGCCGCCATTCACCTGGGCCTAGTGCTGCTCGGCGTCGGGCCCGGCGACGAGGTGTTGTGCCCTTCGTTTACGTTCGTCGCCACCGCCAACCCGATTCTGTACCTGGGCGCCACGCCGGTATTTGTCGACAGTGAGCCCACCACCTGGAACATGTGCCCGGACCGGCTGCGCGAGGCTATTGAAGACCGGATCCGCCAGGGCAAAAAGCCCAAGGCGCTTATCCTGGTACACCTCTACGGCATGCCCGCCCAGCTCGACCAGCTGCTGGCCATTGCCGAGCTGTACGCCATTCCCGTGCTGGAAGACGCGGCCGAAGCCCTGGGCTCCCGCTACGACGGGCGCCGCCTCGGTACGTTCGGGGCCGTCGGCGTCTTTTCCTTTAACGGCAACAAGATTATTACCACCAGCGGCGGCGGCGCCCTAGTCACTGACAACCAGGAATGGGCCGAAAAAACCCGATTTCTGGCCACTCAGGCCAAAGACCCGGCCCCGTATTACCAGCACTCGGCGGTGGGCTACAACTACCGGCTCAGCAATATCCTGGCGGGCATTGGCCGGGGCCAGATGGAGCTTATCGACAGCCGGGTGAAAAGCCGGCGGGAAACGTACGCGTGGTACCAGAAGAATCTGCGCGACGTGCCGGCCCTGCAGTTTGGCCCGACGGAACCCGCGCTGGGCAGCTCCAACCGCTGGCTCACCACCGTCACCCTCGACCCGCACTACACGACCGTCACGCCCGAGCAGGTGCGCCAGCACCTGGAAACTCATAATATCGAGTCCCGGCCGCTGTGGAAGCCCCTGCACCAGCAGCCACTTTTTGCGCAGGCACCGATGTACGGTGGCAGTGTTTGCGCCGATTTATTTACCAGGGGCTTGTGCCTACCCTCCGGCTCCGCCATGACGGAAACCGACTTGCACCGGGTAGCGGGGGCGCTGCGCGAAATTCTACTGCCCTAA
- a CDS encoding membrane-associated protein, with translation MASASSRLPLSLKLAVSAFLAVMVPVYYVNYGPTNFLYFCDVALLLCFVSLWTESALLASMAAVGILLPQAFWCADFLGELLGVRLVGMTSYMFDPNRSLFLRGLSFFHGWLPFLLLFLVKRLGYDRRALWAWTGLGWSLCLVAYFLLPAAGTVMPDPKIPVNVNYVFGFDDAQAQTWLPAPVYLMGWMTALLAVFYLPTHLTLRKVFRSSVPHSENLGKREALSRMAA, from the coding sequence ATGGCCTCTGCTTCGTCTCGCCTGCCTCTTTCGCTTAAGCTTGCTGTCAGCGCCTTTCTGGCGGTAATGGTACCGGTGTACTACGTCAATTACGGCCCCACCAACTTCCTGTACTTCTGCGACGTAGCCCTGCTGCTGTGCTTCGTCAGCCTCTGGACCGAGTCGGCTCTGCTGGCTTCCATGGCCGCGGTGGGTATTCTGCTGCCCCAGGCCTTCTGGTGCGCCGACTTTCTGGGCGAGCTGCTCGGGGTGCGGCTGGTGGGCATGACCAGCTACATGTTTGACCCCAACCGGTCGTTGTTTTTGCGCGGCTTGTCTTTCTTCCACGGGTGGCTGCCGTTTTTGCTGCTGTTTCTGGTGAAGCGCCTGGGCTACGACCGGCGGGCCCTCTGGGCCTGGACCGGCCTGGGCTGGAGCTTGTGTTTAGTGGCCTATTTTCTGCTGCCCGCCGCCGGTACCGTCATGCCCGACCCCAAAATTCCGGTGAACGTCAACTACGTGTTCGGCTTCGACGATGCCCAGGCTCAAACCTGGCTGCCGGCTCCGGTATACCTAATGGGCTGGATGACGGCGTTGCTGGCCGTGTTTTACCTGCCTACTCACCTAACCCTGCGCAAAGTATTTCGGAGCTCCGTGCCGCATTCCGAAAACCTGGGAAAACGGGAGGCGCTTAGCCGGATGGCTGCGTAA
- a CDS encoding trans-sulfuration enzyme family protein: protein MKIEPKITPIYQTSVFKFDDLNELEQYFGEPGSRYLYSRNGNPNSDELAEAVNKLEGGAGAVATGSGMAAIFAAILACCQAGDHVLCAADIYGGSSSLLNTELSRLGITVTYVPFEQLYELTDFVQPNTKLLLAETISNPLLRVADLRRLATECHRHGLKLVVDNTFASPVITRPLELGADISLHSVTKYISGHSDVTAGVAVAADEQTAARLKQIGVLYGLTLSPMESWLAVRGLKTLRLRMREHSHNALAVAEFLAQHPKVRQVYYPGLLDHPQHMLAMEQGAGLFGGMMSILLEDDAEVVNEFMRRSQRFPFAPSLAGVDSSLSYPLGTSHRYLTPEQQQGLGITVGLVRLSVGIEPIVDLLADLEHALD, encoded by the coding sequence ATGAAAATCGAACCCAAAATCACCCCGATTTACCAGACTTCCGTTTTTAAGTTTGACGACCTGAACGAGCTGGAGCAATATTTCGGGGAACCCGGCAGCCGCTATTTGTACTCGCGCAACGGCAACCCCAACTCGGATGAGCTGGCGGAAGCCGTGAACAAGCTCGAAGGCGGCGCCGGCGCGGTAGCTACGGGCTCGGGTATGGCCGCCATTTTTGCCGCTATTCTGGCCTGCTGCCAGGCCGGCGACCATGTGCTGTGCGCGGCGGATATTTACGGGGGCTCGTCGTCGCTGCTGAACACGGAGCTGAGCCGCCTGGGTATTACGGTCACCTACGTGCCCTTCGAGCAGCTCTACGAGCTAACGGACTTCGTGCAGCCCAACACCAAGCTGCTGCTGGCCGAAACCATCAGCAATCCGTTGCTGCGCGTGGCCGACCTGCGCCGCCTGGCTACCGAATGCCACCGGCACGGGCTGAAGCTGGTGGTCGACAATACCTTTGCCTCGCCCGTTATTACCCGGCCCCTGGAGCTGGGCGCGGATATCTCGCTGCACAGCGTGACGAAGTACATTTCCGGACACAGCGACGTAACGGCCGGCGTGGCCGTGGCCGCCGACGAACAGACGGCCGCCCGGCTCAAGCAGATCGGGGTGCTCTACGGTCTGACGCTCAGTCCTATGGAGAGCTGGCTGGCGGTGCGGGGGCTCAAAACCCTGCGGCTGCGCATGCGCGAGCATAGCCACAATGCCCTGGCCGTGGCCGAATTTCTGGCCCAGCACCCGAAAGTGCGGCAGGTGTATTATCCCGGCCTGCTCGACCATCCACAGCACATGCTGGCCATGGAGCAGGGCGCGGGCTTGTTCGGCGGGATGATGTCGATTCTGCTCGAAGACGATGCGGAAGTGGTAAACGAGTTTATGCGCCGCAGCCAGCGGTTCCCGTTTGCGCCGTCCCTGGCCGGCGTCGACTCGTCGTTGTCGTATCCGCTGGGCACTTCCCACCGCTACCTCACGCCCGAACAGCAGCAGGGCCTGGGCATCACCGTTGGGCTGGTGCGACTGTCGGTGGGCATCGAGCCGATTGTAGACCTGCTGGCCGACCTGGAGCACGCACTGGATTAG
- a CDS encoding tetratricopeptide repeat protein, translating to MRKLFAFTVLALTFSVAGRAQTYQTDFRRAMQAQDTAQARQVLAAWQQKKPQDPDWYAANFNYLLKKAYRVVLSADPNKKGGLTFSKPGGEAAGSISEGYEPTLLAAARSTLRDGIRLAPDRLDMRFGLAKTYEMTQEPAAEIEVLAAALADRQASGKPWRWRDGERLPEAEKDFIPESLEDYMLPYWQLQSAEGDEVVRQLAELLGKYYPESSLAPFNLGTYYAQKKQWQKSLELFQQANSRKPNDWQTLANLTKVEIELGHKAQAQQYVAALRKLPEGRAAATDLSKEIRAMK from the coding sequence ATGCGTAAGCTCTTTGCCTTCACTGTACTGGCCCTGACCTTCTCCGTTGCCGGGCGGGCCCAAACGTATCAAACTGATTTTCGGCGGGCTATGCAGGCCCAGGATACGGCCCAGGCCCGGCAGGTGCTGGCCGCCTGGCAGCAGAAAAAGCCCCAGGACCCCGACTGGTACGCGGCCAATTTCAACTATTTGCTGAAGAAAGCTTACCGCGTGGTACTCAGCGCCGACCCGAACAAGAAAGGCGGCCTGACTTTTAGCAAGCCCGGTGGGGAAGCAGCCGGCTCCATCAGTGAAGGCTACGAGCCCACGCTGCTGGCGGCAGCCCGCTCCACCCTGCGCGATGGTATCCGCCTAGCCCCCGACCGGCTGGATATGCGCTTTGGCCTGGCCAAAACCTACGAAATGACCCAAGAGCCGGCCGCCGAAATCGAGGTGCTGGCGGCCGCGCTGGCCGACCGGCAAGCTAGTGGCAAACCGTGGCGGTGGCGCGACGGGGAGCGGTTGCCCGAGGCGGAAAAGGATTTTATACCTGAGAGTCTGGAGGATTATATGTTGCCTTACTGGCAGCTGCAAAGCGCGGAAGGGGATGAAGTGGTGCGGCAATTAGCGGAGCTGCTGGGCAAATACTACCCCGAAAGTTCGCTGGCTCCCTTTAACCTGGGCACGTACTACGCGCAGAAAAAGCAGTGGCAAAAATCCCTGGAGCTGTTTCAGCAGGCCAACAGCCGCAAGCCCAACGACTGGCAGACCCTGGCCAACCTGACTAAAGTGGAAATCGAGCTGGGCCACAAAGCCCAGGCTCAGCAGTACGTAGCGGCTTTGCGCAAATTGCCGGAGGGCCGCGCGGCCGCAACTGATCTGAGCAAGGAAATTCGCGCAATGAAATAG
- the atpC gene encoding ATP synthase F1 subunit epsilon, with product MRLEIITPDRKVFEGDVVSAQFPGTDGLFEVLNNHAPLISALKSGDITVVGAAGRESFRIEGGVVEVLRNNVIVLAEGAVA from the coding sequence ATGCGTTTAGAAATCATCACGCCGGACCGGAAAGTATTTGAGGGCGACGTCGTGTCGGCGCAATTTCCGGGTACCGACGGGCTGTTCGAAGTGCTGAACAACCACGCCCCGCTGATCAGCGCCCTCAAGTCGGGCGACATCACGGTGGTGGGCGCTGCCGGCCGCGAATCCTTCCGCATTGAAGGAGGCGTGGTGGAAGTGCTCCGCAACAATGTGATTGTGCTGGCGGAAGGCGCAGTAGCGTAA